In Pseudobdellovibrio exovorus JSS, the genomic stretch AATGCATCTTAAGGGGCCAGTTTAAAAATTACTCCAAGATCAAACGCTGCAACACTCCGCGATCACAACGGCCTGTAAACAGATGGTCTGTCACACGTTGTTTCGGTGATGTTTCTAAGAATCTGCGAATACCTGGGACATTCACTTCTATCATCGTTTGAATTGCCGATGGACTTGGGCTGTGCGAAAAGCCTAACTCAAATAACAACGACCAAATACCATGCTTCCAGTAAGCATAATCTTCAAAGGCACCATCAGCGGCATAAAGCAACTGCGTGCTGTTTCCAACTTGGTAATTGCTTTCTTGTGTTGCTGCTTTTGCTAATTCAATATATTGATCGCGCTGTGGGATATCTGTATCACGAGTTGAAATCCCCCACGGATAAGCCACTGCAGGCCAGTACGTGTGTAATGTTGCCGAGATTTGAATATTCTTTTCTTCCAAAAGATCAGCTAAAGCTTTTGTCGATTTTAAATTGAAAATAGCTCCTCTTTTGCAAGGACCAGAGTAATCACGATTAGGATCCTGAGAGCCCTTCAGCCCTGTTTCAAAGCGACTGTTGCGATTGTAACCTGAGATATTAAGAACAGGAATAATATAGACTGTTTGTCCATCAACTGGATTTTTCGCGAAGCTTTCCGCTACGCCTAAAGCTACAGCTGTTGAACCATACTCATTCCCATGGTGAGTTCCGACAACCAAAGAAGCTACAGGACCGTTACCAATCTTTAAACCTTGAATAGGCACACCCTGATCATTCACACCAATAGTGATAACCTGAGCTGCAGCTGGGTTTTGCGCTTCGATTTGCTGTAGGGTTTGAACTACTTTGTCATAGTTGGTTGCGCTCGGGCTCACCAACATAAAAAGGCCGATGATCGTATCTAGCATGACTGTATCGCTTTCTGGCAAGGAGACCCCTTGCACTGTCAAATTTGACTGTATGATTGCATTCTTTCAGGAACCGAGCCCTGCAATCAAGAAAAGCCTAATAGTCGCACTGAGTTACGTGAAATTCTTTCTTACATTGGCCATTAATCGGTCTTTCCGTTTTGTCGCCCCATTGGCCGCTGACATTACAACGCTGACGGAAACATTTACCGCCCTCAAGACGCCAAGAACACTGATCTTTTTGGCCAAATGGGTTTTTACATAAGAAAGACGCCTCATGGGCCTTTTTCTTTTTCTGGCGCTCTTGCTCTTGTCTTAGCAGCTCTTTTCTTTTGGCATCGGCGGCCTGCTTGGCTAAGCGCTCTTCTTTTAGAAATTCATCTACACTAAAGAGCTCGACGTCCGTAGCCTTCCCTTTAGGAACTTTGCGATCATTCAGCAAGTAATCATAGCGGATAGCGGACTTCTCATCATTGAGTTCACCTATAAACCGAATTTTTTCGCCTGCTTTAAGATTAAAATTTTTCTCATACTCGAAAAATTTCAGAGGTAATGTTCCCTCTAGAACCCAGATCTCAATACTTGGCACTTTCATGTTCAGCTCAACCACCATATCCACCAAAGACTCGGGGCGAAACTCAAAGAAAGGGGTCTTTAAATTCAGTGCCACATACTGTTTGTTAACCCCACGAAAAGTCGACGTCAGTCTGATTTTACCATCCAAAAGGTAAAGATCGGACACCAAACCATGTTCATTTTCAAAGTCTGGAACTTGAATTTTGCTCTTGGGATAAACACGAATATGGTCAAAGGAATTAACAACCAATCCAAGACTGTCTTCATTAGCTGTTACAACAGCAAACGGAGACTTCAATTGCAAAGCCTTTTTTAAAGTGACCTCACGCTTGTTGTCATACACAACAAGCGGTTTAGCTTGCCACTCTTGGATCTGAGGAAAAGCCATAGCTCGAGTAGTACAAAGTACGGATGCAAATACCCAAGCACAGGTAACGGCCAATCCCAAACTCGTCCTTGCCATGATTAACCCTCCAGCTCTTTCAGTTTAACCCATTTTAGGTAAACCGAATAGGCCGCATTCCGTGCGATTACATATCCCGCCCAGCCATCTAAAAGACCCAACTTCCAGAAATAGCATTCAACAAATTTTACATAAGGCTTTGTTAAAAAATGAAACAGAGAGAATCGCTTCCCTCGATCCCACATTTCTTGCGCCTGCAATGAAGAGTATTTATTATTCGTGCGAACCTGATCTGCAACATTTAAGAATACATAGTGATTTAAGTGAGATACAAATTTTTCATAAGAACTCGCTTCCACTTTTTCATGAATTTTAGCTTCATTCCAATTCGCAAATTTTCTGTTGAACAGCCTGATCTGATAATCGGGATACCAACCACCATGACGAATCCAACGCTTCATGTGATAAGACAGCCGAGGAACTTTGTAGGCTACCTTAGGATTCAAATCAGGAAGTCTTTTTTGTATCTCTTGCTGTAAAGCCATATCGACTTCTTCATCACAGTCCAAAGAGAGGATCCAATCACAGTGAGCATTTTGAACAGCCATTCTTTTACTAGGACCAAACCCTAACCATTCCCCTTGCACGACTCGTGCGCCCATTTTTTTAGCAATCTCGATCGTGTTATCTGTAGAGCCGGAATCATACACCACAATATCTTCCGCCCACTGAACAGACGATAGGGCTCGTTGAATATTACGCTCTTCATTCAAAGCAATCAGGGTCACAGTAATAGGAATTTTGATCTTTTGCTCACTCACATTTTTTATGTCACAACCTTTCATCTTTGTTGTCAAACCAAACTCATGACAGCTAACATATTGAGATATGTTCAATTTTTTCAAAAAATCCGTAAAAAAATCTGTCAACACATCTATTCGCATCTTCATCTTTGGTTTTGGATTTCTAATTCTAAACTCCCTCATAGCTCCATGCGTATCGCATGCCTACTTATCGCTCAATGAAACAGGCGAGCTTTTGCGCGAAGGCGACTTCCGTCTTGGAGCTATTCCACAAGCTTACCTCTCTGACGGCGGCGGAACTAACATCGCAGCCTTTATGGATTTCAACGTATCACCAGCCGTTAACTCTCGCCTCTTGATCGGTGGCGGCTCCACTGACTTTTGGGCTCAAGCTTCTGCCAAATGGGTCCCATTTCCAGATTATCAAAATCAACCGGCTATGGGTTTACGCGGAGCTTTGATCTATGCGCGCGATAACAAATTAAATTTCTATAATATTCAAATCGCACCTATCATCAGTAAGGTCACTGACAGTGCTTATGGAAAAATGATTCCTTACATCGGCTTACCTATCACTGTTATTTATTCAGAGAACCGCAGCACAACAGCTATGCAATTCGCAGTTGGAAACGAATGGGTTGTCAGTCAAGACTTCCAAGTGGGAGCCGAATTAGATTTAAATTTGTCCAACACGACAACAGCGATCTCTTTACACCTTAACTTCCCTTTTGATGGCAGAATAGGATACAGAAAATAATGTTTAATTGGTTATTCGGATCTTCTTCCGGCAGCGCAGATATCTACATTGATCTTGGAACAGCCAACACTCTTATCGCCGTTAAGGACAAAGGCATCGTTTTAAATGAGCCAAGTCAGGTGATGGTTACCGAGAACAGTCTTAAACGTCGTAAAATTTTAGGCGTTGGCCTTGAAGGCGTCGAGATCTCGAAAAACAATCCTGGACATATTATCACCATTAAACCGATTCGCGATGGCGTGATCGCCGACTTCGATGCAACACGGGCTATGCTCAAATACTTCATCGGTAAAGTTATTAAAAGCCACTCTTTATCACGCCCTTCCATTGTTGTTTCTTTGCCTTATGGCGTAACCGAAGTGGAAAAGAAATCTGTTATTGAAACCTGCCGTTCATCTGGAGCTAGCAAAACTTATTTGATTGATGAGCCTATGGCTGCGGCTATCGGCGCCGGACTTCCAATCAAAGAAGCCTCTGGGCAAATGATCATTGATATTGGCGGTGGAACAACAGAGATAGCCGTCATTGCCTTGGCTGATATCGTCTACTGTGAAGCCTTACGATTAGGCGGTCACAAGTTTGATGAAAATATCATTCGCTATATTAAAGAAACTAAAAATTTAGTGATCTCGGAAACGACTGCTGAGTTTTTAAAAATTGAATTGGGTACAGCTTTACCAAAAAAGAATATCACCAGCTGCGAAATCGAAGGCCGCGACTTAGACACTGGTTTTACTCGCAAACAAGTGGTGACTTCCGAGGAAGTTGGTCAGGCTCTTTCGGATTCAATTCAACAAATTGTCCATGGTATTTTGAATGCATTGGAAAACACTCCTCCTGAGTTGGTTTCTGATATTATCGGTAATGGAATCACCCTTGCTGGTGGTGGAGCCCTGATAAAAGAACTCCCAGCCAAAATCGAGGCCGAGGTCCGCATCCCCGTTCGCGTGGTGGAATATCCGTTAATCGCTATTGCTATTGGGGGCGAAAAAGTTCTTTCAGATCCAGATCTTTTAGACAAGATCCAGCTCGAAGTTTAATCCAAACTGCAATCTGATTGGCTCTCTGACTTTTTATACTGTTTTATTTAAAGAGGTTTTATGACGACTCTGGTAAAAAATTCTACAAAACGACAAATCGTAATGACCTGCGCACTTCCTTATGCCAATGGCCCTATTCACTTAGGTCACATGATCGAACATATCGAGGCTGATATTTACGCTCGCTTTCAAAAAATGCGTGGACACGAGTGTATTTTTATTTGTGCCGACGATACACACGGAACTCCGATCATGATTAAAGCGCGCGAACAGGGCATCACACCTGAGCAATTAATCGCGCGCTCTTTTGATGACCACTGTAAAGATTTTTCTGATTTTAATATTCAATTCGATCACTACGGCTCGACTAACTCAGATGAAAACCGCCAATTATGTGAACTCTTTTACGAGCGCATGAGCGCAGGACAACATGTTCACAAGAAGCCTATCGAACAACTTTACTGTGAACATGACAAAATGTTCCTACCGGATCGCTTCGTTAAAGGGACCTGTCCTAAATGTAAAACCACCGATCAATATGGTGACTCATGCGACTCTTGCGGAGCCACATACTCACCACAGGATTTAATTGGGCCGGGCTGTTCTTTATGCGGAACGCCTCCCGTAAAAAAATCTTCAGATCACATATTCTTTAAGCTAAATAGCTTTAAAGAATATCTAAAAGAGTGGCTTCCCCAACACACCTCATCTGAAATATCTAAAAAGATGATGGAGTGGTTTAATGAAGATCTACGCGATTGGGATATCTCGCGCGATGAGCCTTACTTCGGTTTTGCAATCCCTGGCGAAAAAGGAAAGTATTTCTACGTTTGGGTAGATGCCCCAATGGGATATGTTTCGTCGCTAGATCAGTGGGCCAAGAAAAATAATCGCCAATTGAGTGAGTTCTGGTCTGCCGATTCTAAAACAGAAATTTACCACTTTATCGGAAAAGATATCGTCTACTTCCATACGCTTTTTTGGCCCGCGTTGCTGAAAAGTGCCGGATTCAAATCACCAACAGGAATCAACGTCCATGGACACGTGATGGTGAATGGCGAAAAGATGAGTAAGTCTAAAGGGACTTTTATTGCAGCACGAGTGTATTTGAACCATCTTGACCCACAATTTTTACGTTATTATTACGCAACAAAAATCAATGGCAGCATTGATGATATGGATTTAAATTTTGATGACTTCACTTCGCGCGTGAACTCAGATCTTGTTGGTAAAATTGTCAATCTAGCATCCCGTGGTGCACAAATGCTTTCTAAAAAAATGGATAGCACTATGAGCACTCCGGATGAAGCTGGATTAAAAGTGCTTAGCCAGATTGACCATCATGCCGAACAGATTGCTAAGTATTATGATGTGCGCGATTTTGCAAAAGCCACCACTTTGATTCGTGAGTGCGCTGAAATCACCAATAAGTACTTTGATGAAAAAGCTCCGTGGAAGACGTTAGAAACCGATCCCGCTGGGACCAAACAAGTTTTAACCACGACTTTAAATGCTTTTAGAAAAATAGCCATCTTCCTACAGCCTGTCTTGCCAGCTATGGCCCAACAGGTAGCCACATTGCTAGGTGAAAGATCTTACGTTTGGAACGATCACACTGCTATGCTGACAAATCACAAAGTTAATGACTACGTTCATTTAGCTCAGCGTGTGGACCCAGAAAAAATTAAGTCTATGATCGAAGAGCAAAAGCAAATCTACGCAGCCGTTGAAAAACCGAAAAAACCTGCTACTGCCGCTACTTCAGTCAAAGGTGCCAAAGCAGAAACCGCAGCTCCTACTGAAATTGAATTTGAAGACTTTGCTAAGATTGATTTACGTATTGCTCAAATTATTGAAGCCGAAGAAATCAAAGAAGCCGATAAGTTGCTTCGCCTTAAAGTCGAGCTAGAATCAGGTAACACAAAACAAATTATTGCCGGAATTAAATCTGCTTACTCGGCAGAAAAACTATTGGGTCGCAAAGTTTTGATCTGCGCCAACCTTAAACCGCGCAAGATGAAGTTCGGCATCAGCGAAGGAATGGTTCTAGCCGCTGGAGATGGCGGAACTGATTTATTCGTTTTGTCTGCGGATGAAGGTGCTAAAGCTGGCAGTAAAGTAAAATAAGTAAGACAAAATAGGTAAGTAAGCAGAGTAAAAAAGCTATGTCGACAAAAGCTAAATTAGAAGAAATATACAATTTGTTTCAAGGTCTCGAGATGGACTCTCGGGATGGACAATTTGATGAACCCCTACTTGAACATTTAATTAGCTGTATTACGGAATTAGAAAAGTCAGAGGATCCTATCCTGCAAAAATTGTCTAAGTACAAAACTCATTTGAATCCTCAGATGACACTGCGACACTTTTCAACCATTGCAGTTCCCTTCGAACGCTATCTAAAAAAGACTGTGCAAGACGATGACTTTTTAGTTTCCAGTACGGACCGCGATCACCTTGTCACTGAGCGCGTACCCCTACATTTTGTTGTCGATAATATGAGGTCTGCATTTAATGTGGGCTCTATCTTTAGAACCGCAGACACTTTAGGAGCGAAAAAAATCTGGCTAACAGGTTACACGCCTACTCCGCACCAACCTCAGGTGGAAAAGTCAGCCTTGGGTGCGGCGTTTATTATGGATTGGCAAACCACTAGTTTTACCCAAGCCATTGAAGAGTTAAAAGCAGCAGGCACATATATTATCGCACTGGAAACATCAGCAAAAGCCTTGGACATCGGTTACCCTTATCAAGAAAATAAACCTATGGCGTTTGTCATTGGAAATGAAAGATTTGGGCTTGATGCGGATCAATTGGCTCTCTGTGATGAAATTCGCCGAATTCCTACATTTGGAATAAAGAATTCTTTGAATGCCGCCACCGCCGCTGCTATTGCTGGATATGAGTGGCGCAAACAGTGGAATGAAAGCAAAATCAAAGTTTGAGGTAGGCCGTACCTTATCCGGTAATATAAAGGGGTCTGATGATTTTAAAACCGATCGGATATTTTAAATCCCAACAGAAAGAATCCTATCAGGCCGGCCGACAACCCGATCCACTAGGACTACACGGAACAATTCAACTCAGTTCCGGTGAAAATTATGAACAGGCCTTGCAAGATCTGATTGGCTGTTCCCATATCTGGCTGATTTTCGGCTTTCACCACAATCCGAATTGGAAACCGCTAGTGCAGACTCCGCGTTCGGACCGCAAAATCGGTGTATTCGCCACTCGGGCACCTTACCGCCCTAACCCGATCGGCCTGAGTCTGGTTAAGTTGATCGATATTAAAAACCTAGAAATTGAAGTCGGCGAAAATGATCTGCTGGATGGTTCACCGATTTACGACATTAAGCCTTATCATCCTGAACATGATGTGGCCGAAGATGCTCATATCGAATGGCTTGAAAGTTCTTTAGTTCAAAAGCATCAAATTTCATTTTCCCCTTTAGTCGAATCACAGCTAGAGTTCTTAGAAGGACATGGCCTACGAGAGTTAAAAGCTTTTATTCTTCGCCAATTGGAATATGATCCCACCAACTCTGATAAAAAACGTGTCACGTCCAATGGGCACTACTGGACACTGGCTTATCGCACATGGCGTATTGATTTCAGTTTATCAGAGAAACAAATAGGTATTCTTTCCATTCGTTCGGGTTACACCGACGAAGAACTGCAAGACCTGAACACCGATACCTATCAAGACAAAGAAACTCATCGCCTTTTTAGTCGCGAGTTCTAAGAAACACCTCACTTACTACACACAGAAAAACCCAATAAAAAAGGCCACCTTTCGGCAGCCTTTTTTATTTTTATGCACACCCTACTTTCGGAAGCATTGCGTCCGTAAATAGGGCCTGGCACTATTTAAGCGCGATCAATTGAGCGATCAATAAGCTCACAACTGACATAACTTTGATTAGGATCGCAATACCCGGTCCTGAAGTATCTTTGAATGGGTCACCAACAGTGTCACCGATAACTGCCGCTTTGTGAGCGTCAGAACCTTTTTTGTGACCTGGCAATCCACCTTTTTCGATGAATTTCTTAGCGTTATCCCATGCTCCACCCGCGTTGGCCATGAACAAGCTCATTGTTGCTCCGACAGCTAAACCACCAGCTAACATACCAGCTAATGCTTGAGGACCCATCAAGAAACCTACAGCTACTGGAGCTACAACAGCTACCATACCTGGCAAGATCATTTCATATAATGCCGCTGTAGTTGCGATATCTACGATCTTCGCTGGTTGAGGCTCAGCCTTACCTTGCAATAGACCTGGGATCTCTTTGAATTGACGAGCGATCTCAACCACGATTTTACCAGCAGCTTTACCTACTGAAGTCATCGTTGTTGCACCGACTAGGAATGGCAAGATCGAACCAATCAAGATACCGATCAAAACTCCTGAAGATGTTAAATCCAATTGCATCGCTTCAAGACCAGCGCCTTGACGTACGTGATTCACTTCCATATTGAAAGCCGAGAATAATGCCACAACCGTCAAGATGGCAGAACCAATCGCAAAACCTTTACCGATAGCTGCTGTTGTATTTCCAACTGCA encodes the following:
- a CDS encoding M14 family zinc carboxypeptidase; translated protein: MPESDTVMLDTIIGLFMLVSPSATNYDKVVQTLQQIEAQNPAAAQVITIGVNDQGVPIQGLKIGNGPVASLVVGTHHGNEYGSTAVALGVAESFAKNPVDGQTVYIIPVLNISGYNRNSRFETGLKGSQDPNRDYSGPCKRGAIFNLKSTKALADLLEEKNIQISATLHTYWPAVAYPWGISTRDTDIPQRDQYIELAKAATQESNYQVGNSTQLLYAADGAFEDYAYWKHGIWSLLFELGFSHSPSPSAIQTMIEVNVPGIRRFLETSPKQRVTDHLFTGRCDRGVLQRLILE
- a CDS encoding glycosyltransferase family 2 protein gives rise to the protein MTTKMKGCDIKNVSEQKIKIPITVTLIALNEERNIQRALSSVQWAEDIVVYDSGSTDNTIEIAKKMGARVVQGEWLGFGPSKRMAVQNAHCDWILSLDCDEEVDMALQQEIQKRLPDLNPKVAYKVPRLSYHMKRWIRHGGWYPDYQIRLFNRKFANWNEAKIHEKVEASSYEKFVSHLNHYVFLNVADQVRTNNKYSSLQAQEMWDRGKRFSLFHFLTKPYVKFVECYFWKLGLLDGWAGYVIARNAAYSVYLKWVKLKELEG
- a CDS encoding rod shape-determining protein — translated: MFNWLFGSSSGSADIYIDLGTANTLIAVKDKGIVLNEPSQVMVTENSLKRRKILGVGLEGVEISKNNPGHIITIKPIRDGVIADFDATRAMLKYFIGKVIKSHSLSRPSIVVSLPYGVTEVEKKSVIETCRSSGASKTYLIDEPMAAAIGAGLPIKEASGQMIIDIGGGTTEIAVIALADIVYCEALRLGGHKFDENIIRYIKETKNLVISETTAEFLKIELGTALPKKNITSCEIEGRDLDTGFTRKQVVTSEEVGQALSDSIQQIVHGILNALENTPPELVSDIIGNGITLAGGGALIKELPAKIEAEVRIPVRVVEYPLIAIAIGGEKVLSDPDLLDKIQLEV
- the metG gene encoding methionine--tRNA ligase; the encoded protein is MTTLVKNSTKRQIVMTCALPYANGPIHLGHMIEHIEADIYARFQKMRGHECIFICADDTHGTPIMIKAREQGITPEQLIARSFDDHCKDFSDFNIQFDHYGSTNSDENRQLCELFYERMSAGQHVHKKPIEQLYCEHDKMFLPDRFVKGTCPKCKTTDQYGDSCDSCGATYSPQDLIGPGCSLCGTPPVKKSSDHIFFKLNSFKEYLKEWLPQHTSSEISKKMMEWFNEDLRDWDISRDEPYFGFAIPGEKGKYFYVWVDAPMGYVSSLDQWAKKNNRQLSEFWSADSKTEIYHFIGKDIVYFHTLFWPALLKSAGFKSPTGINVHGHVMVNGEKMSKSKGTFIAARVYLNHLDPQFLRYYYATKINGSIDDMDLNFDDFTSRVNSDLVGKIVNLASRGAQMLSKKMDSTMSTPDEAGLKVLSQIDHHAEQIAKYYDVRDFAKATTLIRECAEITNKYFDEKAPWKTLETDPAGTKQVLTTTLNAFRKIAIFLQPVLPAMAQQVATLLGERSYVWNDHTAMLTNHKVNDYVHLAQRVDPEKIKSMIEEQKQIYAAVEKPKKPATAATSVKGAKAETAAPTEIEFEDFAKIDLRIAQIIEAEEIKEADKLLRLKVELESGNTKQIIAGIKSAYSAEKLLGRKVLICANLKPRKMKFGISEGMVLAAGDGGTDLFVLSADEGAKAGSKVK
- a CDS encoding TrmH family RNA methyltransferase; the encoded protein is MSTKAKLEEIYNLFQGLEMDSRDGQFDEPLLEHLISCITELEKSEDPILQKLSKYKTHLNPQMTLRHFSTIAVPFERYLKKTVQDDDFLVSSTDRDHLVTERVPLHFVVDNMRSAFNVGSIFRTADTLGAKKIWLTGYTPTPHQPQVEKSALGAAFIMDWQTTSFTQAIEELKAAGTYIIALETSAKALDIGYPYQENKPMAFVIGNERFGLDADQLALCDEIRRIPTFGIKNSLNAATAAAIAGYEWRKQWNESKIKV
- the tsaA gene encoding tRNA (N6-threonylcarbamoyladenosine(37)-N6)-methyltransferase TrmO — encoded protein: MILKPIGYFKSQQKESYQAGRQPDPLGLHGTIQLSSGENYEQALQDLIGCSHIWLIFGFHHNPNWKPLVQTPRSDRKIGVFATRAPYRPNPIGLSLVKLIDIKNLEIEVGENDLLDGSPIYDIKPYHPEHDVAEDAHIEWLESSLVQKHQISFSPLVESQLEFLEGHGLRELKAFILRQLEYDPTNSDKKRVTSNGHYWTLAYRTWRIDFSLSEKQIGILSIRSGYTDEELQDLNTDTYQDKETHRLFSREF